A window of Argopecten irradians isolate NY chromosome 1, Ai_NY, whole genome shotgun sequence contains these coding sequences:
- the LOC138321466 gene encoding uncharacterized protein isoform X2, with translation MLSKGKLSFSVVLLWGMVLGVLAYPDGAPERACYRMIPRHTHPFTGRAIRAQPSTIKAPYNITLSRNLWNPDVPITVTIHGGAPFKGFMLMAAEDSLMDMPTGKFFANGATDVKTMFCSFPNDAATHTDSKWKSHITVDWYAPTFTSADHMQFIATVVTNRSTVWTNIKSAFLQADPAVSEAAEGGVMPGGFGGAGGAGGVDQWGYPISTTPGYGMWGGGAGGFGGGVTSGYTTMPPDTPARSEAAASRREQATSGSSRDRAGSSRKRGRSRSEITTAATPTAGDRWGEGRSRSGGWGEMGGSRGERNRGRGSSAGDARQSSGGWGEGRRGGGGEARRGGQGGRRAGGRGGWGDGMGGGGGWGGDAGWGAGGGAGGFTEGAMNRRFQQMFMQWLMGGGQNNAGGGNAGGMNGFSNMFLKK, from the exons atgttatCTAAAGGAAAACTTTCATTTTCTGTGGTGTTATTATGGGGTATGGTATTGGGAGTACTCGCCTACCCGGACGGAGCTCCAGAGAGGGCTTGCTATAGGATGATACCCAGACATACCCATCCGTTTACAGGGAGAGCTATACGGGCTCAGCCTTCTACGATTAAAGCACCATACAATATAACGCTGAGTCGGAACCTCTGGAATCCGGACGTCCCCATTACAG TAACCATACATGGTGGAGCACCATTTAAGGGTTTTATGTTGATGGCGGCTGAGGATTCGTTAATGGATATGCCCACTGGGAAGTTTTTCGCTAACGGAGCTACTGATGTGAAGACGATGTTCTgttccttccctaatgatgccGCTACCCATACAGACAGTAAATGGAAGTCACACATCACGGTCGACTGGTACGCACCCACCTTTACATCAGCCGACCACATGCAGTTTAT agCAACCGTTGTAACCAACAGAAGTACTGTGTGGACAAATATAAAGTCTGCCTTCCTGCAGGCAGACCCAGCCGTGAGTG AAGCGGCAGAAGGTGGTGTAATGCCAGGTGGATTTGGTGGCGCTGGAGGTGCCGGCGGAGTTGACCAATGGGGTTACCCGATTTCTACGACTCCAGGATACGGTATGTGGGGAGGAGGGGCCGGTGGATTTGGTGGAGGTGTCACAAGTGGCTACACCACCATGCCACCTGACACCCCCGCAAGGTCCGAGGCAGCTGCATCCAGACGTGAACAGGCCACTTCAGGATCATCACGAGATAGAGCCGGAAGTAGCAGGAAACGCGGCCGGAGTAGGTCCGAAATCACTACGGCGGCAACACCAACTGCAGGAGACAGATGGGGCGAGGGACGAAGCAGGAGTGGCGGATGGGGAGAAATGGGTGGATCACGAGGAGAACGGAATCGTGGTAGGGGGTCTAGTGCTGGTGACGCAAGACAGTCTAGCGGAGGATGGGGAGAGGGAAGAAGAGGCGGAGGTGGTGAAGCAAGGAGAGGAGGACAAGGAGGAAGACGAGCAGGTGGACGAGGAGGATGGGGAGACGGAATGGGAGGAGGTGGAGGATGGGGCGGAGATGCAGGATGGGGAGCTGGCGGTGGTGCAGGCGGTTTCACAGAAGGAGCAATGAACAGGCGATTTCAGCAAATGTTTATGCAATGGTTGATGGGCGGTGGACAAAATAACGCCGGCGGTGGAAATGCAGGGGGTATGAACGGCTTTAGCAATATGTTCTTGAaaaaatag
- the LOC138321466 gene encoding uncharacterized protein isoform X1 — MLSKGKLSFSVVLLWGMVLGVLAYPDGAPERACYRMIPRHTHPFTGRAIRAQPSTIKAPYNITLSRNLWNPDVPITVTIHGGAPFKGFMLMAAEDSLMDMPTGKFFANGATDVKTMFCSFPNDAATHTDSKWKSHITVDWYAPTFTSADHMQFIATVVTNRSTVWTNIKSAFLQADPAVSERPEFGEAAEGGVMPGGFGGAGGAGGVDQWGYPISTTPGYGMWGGGAGGFGGGVTSGYTTMPPDTPARSEAAASRREQATSGSSRDRAGSSRKRGRSRSEITTAATPTAGDRWGEGRSRSGGWGEMGGSRGERNRGRGSSAGDARQSSGGWGEGRRGGGGEARRGGQGGRRAGGRGGWGDGMGGGGGWGGDAGWGAGGGAGGFTEGAMNRRFQQMFMQWLMGGGQNNAGGGNAGGMNGFSNMFLKK; from the exons atgttatCTAAAGGAAAACTTTCATTTTCTGTGGTGTTATTATGGGGTATGGTATTGGGAGTACTCGCCTACCCGGACGGAGCTCCAGAGAGGGCTTGCTATAGGATGATACCCAGACATACCCATCCGTTTACAGGGAGAGCTATACGGGCTCAGCCTTCTACGATTAAAGCACCATACAATATAACGCTGAGTCGGAACCTCTGGAATCCGGACGTCCCCATTACAG TAACCATACATGGTGGAGCACCATTTAAGGGTTTTATGTTGATGGCGGCTGAGGATTCGTTAATGGATATGCCCACTGGGAAGTTTTTCGCTAACGGAGCTACTGATGTGAAGACGATGTTCTgttccttccctaatgatgccGCTACCCATACAGACAGTAAATGGAAGTCACACATCACGGTCGACTGGTACGCACCCACCTTTACATCAGCCGACCACATGCAGTTTAT agCAACCGTTGTAACCAACAGAAGTACTGTGTGGACAAATATAAAGTCTGCCTTCCTGCAGGCAGACCCAGCCGTGAGTG AAAGACCAGAATTCGGAG AAGCGGCAGAAGGTGGTGTAATGCCAGGTGGATTTGGTGGCGCTGGAGGTGCCGGCGGAGTTGACCAATGGGGTTACCCGATTTCTACGACTCCAGGATACGGTATGTGGGGAGGAGGGGCCGGTGGATTTGGTGGAGGTGTCACAAGTGGCTACACCACCATGCCACCTGACACCCCCGCAAGGTCCGAGGCAGCTGCATCCAGACGTGAACAGGCCACTTCAGGATCATCACGAGATAGAGCCGGAAGTAGCAGGAAACGCGGCCGGAGTAGGTCCGAAATCACTACGGCGGCAACACCAACTGCAGGAGACAGATGGGGCGAGGGACGAAGCAGGAGTGGCGGATGGGGAGAAATGGGTGGATCACGAGGAGAACGGAATCGTGGTAGGGGGTCTAGTGCTGGTGACGCAAGACAGTCTAGCGGAGGATGGGGAGAGGGAAGAAGAGGCGGAGGTGGTGAAGCAAGGAGAGGAGGACAAGGAGGAAGACGAGCAGGTGGACGAGGAGGATGGGGAGACGGAATGGGAGGAGGTGGAGGATGGGGCGGAGATGCAGGATGGGGAGCTGGCGGTGGTGCAGGCGGTTTCACAGAAGGAGCAATGAACAGGCGATTTCAGCAAATGTTTATGCAATGGTTGATGGGCGGTGGACAAAATAACGCCGGCGGTGGAAATGCAGGGGGTATGAACGGCTTTAGCAATATGTTCTTGAaaaaatag